GCGATCCGCCCGGCGCGACGGGGCGCGCCGGAACGCGAGTGATTCATTGGTTCCCTCCCAGGAAGGCCCGCGGATGGGGCCGCCGACATAGTACGCAATGGACGGAGCGCTGTCGCCGTCTCCGGATACGCGGTTCAGTCGTCGTCGACGATCGTCCCGAGGCCGGACGCGTCCACCAGGCGGAGGTGGACGGGGTCCGACAGGCGGACCGTGAACGTCTCGTCGGCCTCGGCGGCGACGTCGCCGACGACGGTGACCGCCACCGTGCGCGACGCCTGGCCGGCCGCGAACGTGGCCGTCCCCGAGGCCGCCCGGTAGTCGCCCGGGGCCGTCGCCGAGCCGTCGGCCGTCGCCCACCGCACGCTGACCGGGCCGGCGGGCAGCAGGCTCAAGCTCACCGTGAAGCTCATGGTGAGGGTCCCGCCGTCGCCCTCGGTCACCGACCGGTTGCCGATCACCGCGCCTGCGCCGAGGGGCACGTTCACCGTCCAGCCGCTGTCGCGGAGGATGCCGAGGGCGATCGTGCCGGGGGCGTGGTGGACCTCGCCGTAGGCGATGGTCGGGGTCATCAGCGCATGCGGGTCCGACGCCGGGTAGGTGCCCTCGCTCAGGTGGTCGATGCTCGACCCGCTCCACGTCGACGGCGCCCACAGCCGGGGCCGCACGCCCCTCGCCGCCGTCACCGCCCAGTATCCGCCCTGGTAGACGGCGGTGCTGGTCAACTGGGTGGCGAGGGCCGAGGAGCCGTTGGCGAACGAGGCCACCAGGGTCTGGCCGGCGCCGTTCTGGACGGTCCGGTCGTAGGCCGTCGGCGACCCGTAGCCGAAGCCCCACCGGCCCACCCCGCCGGTGACCTCGAGCGAGGCCAGGAACCCGAGCCCGTGGCCGATCTCGTGCATGGCGACGGTGACGAGGTCGACGGTGCTCGACGGCGGGGTGCCGCCTGTCCCCGTGTACCAGGCCCCGAAGCTGCTGTTGAGGGTGAGGGTCACGTCCGGCGAGGCGGGATACAGGTCGGCGCCGTGGAGGGCGTTGGCGAGGGCCGCCGGGTAGAAGGTGTTGCCGATCGGGGCGCCGGTGAAGTCCCGGCTGAGGGTCGGCGTCCCGCCGTAGCCGAGCACCCCGGCGCCGAGCGGCGACCACGCGACGCTCACGGTGACCGGCACCGGGGAGGCGAGGTAGGGCGACCACAGGTCGGCGGCCGCCTGGACGGCGGTGCGGACCGAGGTGGGCACGGAGGACCCGAACGACAGCGAGAACCGGGCCGGCGCGCCCCTCGGCTGTGGCGCCGGCTCGGCCGGCGGCGCCACCCGCGGCGCCGGCGCGCCCGCCCGCGGCGCCGCCGTCACCCACGTCGGGCCGGGGACGGTCACGCCCCGGTCCGCTGCCGCACCCGCCGTCTCCGTCCCTGCCG
This Acidimicrobiales bacterium DNA region includes the following protein-coding sequences:
- a CDS encoding Calx-beta domain-containing protein, producing the protein MRRWTATAVALVLAAGPVAAGTETAGAAADRGVTVPGPTWVTAAPRAGAPAPRVAPPAEPAPQPRGAPARFSLSFGSSVPTSVRTAVQAAADLWSPYLASPVPVTVSVAWSPLGAGVLGYGGTPTLSRDFTGAPIGNTFYPAALANALHGADLYPASPDVTLTLNSSFGAWYTGTGGTPPSSTVDLVTVAMHEIGHGLGFLASLEVTGGVGRWGFGYGSPTAYDRTVQNGAGQTLVASFANGSSALATQLTSTAVYQGGYWAVTAARGVRPRLWAPSTWSGSSIDHLSEGTYPASDPHALMTPTIAYGEVHHAPGTIALGILRDSGWTVNVPLGAGAVIGNRSVTEGDGGTLTMSFTVSLSLLPAGPVSVRWATADGSATAPGDYRAASGTATFAAGQASRTVAVTVVGDVAAEADETFTVRLSDPVHLRLVDASGLGTIVDDD